The following proteins come from a genomic window of Bos mutus isolate GX-2022 chromosome 23, NWIPB_WYAK_1.1, whole genome shotgun sequence:
- the ATF6B gene encoding cyclic AMP-dependent transcription factor ATF-6 beta isoform X1, translating into MAELMLLSEIADPTRFFTDNLLSPEDWDSTLYAGLDEVAEEQTEFFRCPEQDVPVSLPKPCLSPLFGSSSLDLGMDVSPPEPPWDSLPIFPARFPPDLQVKSEPSSPCSSSSLSSESSHLSTEPSNQAPGVGEMLVVKSESLAPPLCLLGDDPTSPFETIQINVSATSDDPSDIQIKIEPASPSSSINSEAPLLSAESPSQAFIGEEVLEVKTESPSPQGCLLRDVPGPPPGAVQISMGLSSDSSSGKALPTRKPPLQPKPMLITTVPIPPRAVPASTTVLLQPLVQPPPVSPVVLIQGTVRVQPEGPTPPPPRPERKSIVPAPMPGNSCPPEVDAKLLKRQQRMIKNRESACQSRRKKKEYLQGLEARLQAVLADNQQLRRENAALRRRLEALLTENSELKLGSGNRKVVCVMVFLLFIAFNFGPVSISEPPPASISPRMSRGESRPRRHLLEFSAQEPVHGAEPRQHPFQDPEEPQPSPSGHPSFRNLTAFPGDTRELLLRDLDQLFLSSDCRHFNRTESLRLADELSGWVQRHQRGRRKTPQRAQEKQKSQLRKKSPPVQAVPTRPPGPPEGDSVGQLQLYRQPDRSQPEFLDAIDRREDTFYVVSFRRDHLLLPAISHNKTSRPKMSLVMPAMAPNETLSGRGPPGDYEEMMQIECEVMDTRVIHIKTSTVPPSLRKQPSSTPGNATGGPLPASAAASQAHQAAHQPSTSIISDLYDSH; encoded by the exons atgGCGGAGCTGATGCTTCTCAGCGAGATTGCGGACCCGACACGCTTTTTCACCGACAACTTGCTGAGCCCGGAGGACTGGG ACAGCACTTTGTACGCCGGCTTGGATGAAGTGGCCGAGGAGCAGACGGAGTTCTTCCGTTGTCCGGAGCAAGATGTCCCGGTATCGCTCCCCAAGCCTTGTCTCTCACCGTTG TTTGGCAGCAGCTCTCTGGACCTGGGAATGGACGTCAGCCCTCCTGAACCCCCCTGGGACTCTCTGCCTATCTTCCCAG CCCGTTTTCCTCCAGATCTCCAGGTGAAGTCTGAGCCATCCTCCCcctgctcttcctcctccctcagcTCTGAATCATCGCATCTTTCCACAGAGCCCTCCAACCAG GCCCCTGGTGTAGGGGAGATGCTGGTTGTGAAGTCAGAGTCCTTGGCACCCCCACTCTGCCTCCTGGGAGATGATCCAACATCCCCATTTGAAACCATCCAGATCAATGTCAGTGCCACCTCTGATGATCCTTCAG ATATTCAGATTAAGATAGAGCCTGCCTCTCCATCTTCCTCCATCAACTCAGAGGCTCCCCTGCTCTCTGCAGAGTCCCCCAGCCAG GCTTTCATAGGAGAGGAGGTCCTGGAAGTGAAGACAGAGTCCCCGTCCCCTCAGGGGTGTCTCCTGCGGGATGTCCCCGGCCCCCCTCCTGGAGCTGTCCAGATCAGCATGGGCCTGTCCTCTGACAGCTCCTCAG GCAAAGCCCTGCCCACCCGGAAGCCACCACTGCAGCCCAAACCCATGCTGATAACCACTGTCCCGATACCCCCGAGAGCTGTGCCTGCCAGCACCACCGTCCTCTTGCAGCCTCTTGTCCAGCCACCCCCAG TGTCCCCAGTTGTCCTCATCCAAGGTACTGTTCGAGTCCAGCCTGAGGGACCGACCCCTCCTCCTCCACGGCCTGAGAGGAAGAGCATTGTTCCAGCCCCTATGCCTGGGAACTCCTGCCCTCCTGAGGTGGAT GCCAAGCTGCTGAAGCGGCAGCAGCGGATGATCAAGAACCGGGAGTCAGCCTGCCAGTCccgcaggaagaagaaagagtacCTGCAGGGGCTGGAAGCCCGGCTGCAGGCCGTGCTGGCCGACAACCAGCAGCTCCGGCGGGAGAATGCTGCCCTCCGCCGGCGGCTGGAGGCCCTGCTGACTGAG AACAGTGAGCTCAAGTTAGGGTCTGGAAACAGGAAGGTGGTCTGCGTCATGGTCTTCCTTCTCTTCATCGCTTTCAACTTTGGGCCTGTGAG CATCAGTGAGCCTCCTCCGGCTTCCATCTCTCCTCGGATGAGCAGAGGGGAGTCTCGACCCCGGAGACACTTGCTGGAGTTCTCGGCACAAGAGCCAGTTCATGGAGCCGAGCCCCGCCAGCATCCCTTCCAGGACCCTGaggagccccagcccagcccctctggCCACCCAAGTTTCAG GAACCTGACAGCCTTCCCTGGGGACACCAGGGAGCTGCTGCTGAGAGACCTGGACCAGCTCTTCCTCTCCTCGGATTGCCGGCACTTTAACCGAACCGAGTCCCTGAG gcTTGCTGACGAGCTGAGTGGCTGGGTCCAGCGCCACCAGAGAGGCCGGCGGAAGACACCTCAGAGAGCCCAGGAGAAACAG AAGTCTCAGTTGCGGAAGAAGTCTCCTCCAGTTCAGGCAGTCCCCACCCGCCCCCCTGGGCCCCCGGAAGG GGATTCCGTGGGCCAGCTGCAGCTGTACCGCCAACCAGACCGTTCGCAGCCTGAGTTCCTGGATGCAATTGACCGACGGGAAGACACATTTTACGTTGTCTCCTTCCGAAGG gacCACTTGCTGCTCCCAGCCATCAGCCACAACAAGACCTCCCGGCCCAAGATGTCCCTGGTGATGCCTGCTATGGCCCCCAATG AGACCCTGTCAGGCCGGGGACCCCCTGGGGACTATGAGGAGATGATGCAGATCGAGTGTGAGGTCATGGATACCAGGGTGATTCACATCAAGACCTCCACAGTGCCCCCCTCGCTACGAAAACAGCCGTCCTCAACCCCGGGCAATGCCACAGGTGGCCCCTTGCCAGCTTCTgcagcagccagccaggctcaCCAGGCTGCCCATCAGCCCTCTACCTCAATCATCTCTGACCTCTATGACTCACACTGA
- the FKBPL gene encoding LOW QUALITY PROTEIN: FK506-binding protein-like (The sequence of the model RefSeq protein was modified relative to this genomic sequence to represent the inferred CDS: inserted 1 base in 1 codon) encodes MVWLLPSGEALRPPPGADLDSVHPFLSKTVYPRWKGPGTQMDTSPINSMGEKDSCQPQQQGEKNLELPTQIRQHRGESPTEILELRVSPDPASQILENPQETEKLPAELERDSAKSHGSASAMSEPLQASDLWYCPDGSFVKKIVVRGHGLDKPKLGSRCTVQASGFPLGSGLPEGWTELTVGLGPWREETWGELIEKCLESMCQGEEAELQLPGRSGLPVRLTLASFTQGRDSWELEDTEKEALAREERARGTELFRAGNPEGAARCYARALRLLLTLPPPGPPERTVLHANLAACQLLLGQPHLAAQSCDRVLEREPGHIKALYRRGVAQAALGNLEKXMTDLKKVLAVDPKNRAAQEELGKVIIQGKKQDAGLAQGLRKMFG; translated from the exons ATGGTCTGGCTATTGCCATCAGGCGAGGCGCTTCGGCCCCCCCCAG gtGCTGACCTGGACTCGGTCCATCCCTTTCTATCCAAAACTGTTTACCCACGGTGGAAGGGGCCAGGCACCCAAATGGATACATCACCAATCAATTCAATGGGAGAGAAGGACAGCTGTCAACCGCAACAACAAGGGGAAAAGAACCTTGAATTACCTACTCAGATTAGGCAGCATCGGGGAGAATCTCCTACGGAAATCCTTGAGCTGAGAGTGAGCCCAGATCCAGCTAGCCAAATTCTAGAGAATCCTCAGGAAACTGAAAAACTGCCTGCTGAACTTGAAAGAGACTCTGCTAAGTCTCATGGATCAGCCAGTGCGATGTCAGAGCCCCTTCAAGCTTCTGATCTCTGGTACTGTCCTGATGGCAGCTTTGTCAAGAAGATTGTAGTCCGTGGTCACGGCTTGGACAAACCCAAGCTGGGCTCCCGCTGCACGGTACAGGCTTCTGGATTTCCTTTGGGGTCAGGGCTGCCAGAGGGCTGGACAGAACTAACTGTGGGGTTAGGCCCATGGAGGGAGGAAACTTGGGGGGAGCTCATAGAGAAATGCTTGGAGTCCATGTGTCAAGGCGAGGAGGCAGAGCTTCAGCTCCCTGGGCGCTCTGGACTTCCTGTCAGGCTCACACTGGCCTCCTTCACTCAGGGTCGAGACTCTTGGGAGCTGGAGGACACCGAGAAGGAGGCCTTGGCCAGAGAAGAACGTGCAAGGGGCACAGAATTATTTCGAGCGGGGAATCCGGAAGGAGCTGCCCGATGCTATGCACGGGCTCTTCGGCTGCTGCTGACCTTACCCCCACCTGGCCCTCCGGAACGAACTGTACTTCACGCCAACCTGGCTGCCTGTCAGTTGCTGCTAGGGCAGCCCCATTTGGCGGCCCAAAGTTGTGACCGGGTGCTGGAGCGGGAGCCTGGCCATATAAAAGCATTGTACCGAAGGGGTGTTGCCCAGGCTGCTCTTGGAAACCTGGAAA CAATGACTGACCTTAAGAAGGTGTTGGCCGTAGACCCCAAAAACCGGGCAGCCCAGGAGGAGCTGGGAAAGGTGATCATTCAGGGGAAGAAACAGGATGCAGGGCTGGCTCAAGGACTGCGCAAGATGTTTGGCTGA
- the ATF6B gene encoding cyclic AMP-dependent transcription factor ATF-6 beta isoform X3 codes for MAELMLLSEIADPTRFFTDNLLSPEDWDSTLYAGLDEVAEEQTEFFRCPEQDVPFGSSSLDLGMDVSPPEPPWDSLPIFPARFPPDLQVKSEPSSPCSSSSLSSESSHLSTEPSNQAPGVGEMLVVKSESLAPPLCLLGDDPTSPFETIQINVSATSDDPSDIQIKIEPASPSSSINSEAPLLSAESPSQAFIGEEVLEVKTESPSPQGCLLRDVPGPPPGAVQISMGLSSDSSSGKALPTRKPPLQPKPMLITTVPIPPRAVPASTTVLLQPLVQPPPVSPVVLIQGTVRVQPEGPTPPPPRPERKSIVPAPMPGNSCPPEVDAKLLKRQQRMIKNRESACQSRRKKKEYLQGLEARLQAVLADNQQLRRENAALRRRLEALLTENSELKLGSGNRKVVCVMVFLLFIAFNFGPVSISEPPPASISPRMSRGESRPRRHLLEFSAQEPVHGAEPRQHPFQDPEEPQPSPSGHPSFRNLTAFPGDTRELLLRDLDQLFLSSDCRHFNRTESLRLADELSGWVQRHQRGRRKTPQRAQEKQKSQLRKKSPPVQAVPTRPPGPPEGDSVGQLQLYRQPDRSQPEFLDAIDRREDTFYVVSFRRDHLLLPAISHNKTSRPKMSLVMPAMAPNETLSGRGPPGDYEEMMQIECEVMDTRVIHIKTSTVPPSLRKQPSSTPGNATGGPLPASAAASQAHQAAHQPSTSIISDLYDSH; via the exons atgGCGGAGCTGATGCTTCTCAGCGAGATTGCGGACCCGACACGCTTTTTCACCGACAACTTGCTGAGCCCGGAGGACTGGG ACAGCACTTTGTACGCCGGCTTGGATGAAGTGGCCGAGGAGCAGACGGAGTTCTTCCGTTGTCCGGAGCAAGATGTCCCG TTTGGCAGCAGCTCTCTGGACCTGGGAATGGACGTCAGCCCTCCTGAACCCCCCTGGGACTCTCTGCCTATCTTCCCAG CCCGTTTTCCTCCAGATCTCCAGGTGAAGTCTGAGCCATCCTCCCcctgctcttcctcctccctcagcTCTGAATCATCGCATCTTTCCACAGAGCCCTCCAACCAG GCCCCTGGTGTAGGGGAGATGCTGGTTGTGAAGTCAGAGTCCTTGGCACCCCCACTCTGCCTCCTGGGAGATGATCCAACATCCCCATTTGAAACCATCCAGATCAATGTCAGTGCCACCTCTGATGATCCTTCAG ATATTCAGATTAAGATAGAGCCTGCCTCTCCATCTTCCTCCATCAACTCAGAGGCTCCCCTGCTCTCTGCAGAGTCCCCCAGCCAG GCTTTCATAGGAGAGGAGGTCCTGGAAGTGAAGACAGAGTCCCCGTCCCCTCAGGGGTGTCTCCTGCGGGATGTCCCCGGCCCCCCTCCTGGAGCTGTCCAGATCAGCATGGGCCTGTCCTCTGACAGCTCCTCAG GCAAAGCCCTGCCCACCCGGAAGCCACCACTGCAGCCCAAACCCATGCTGATAACCACTGTCCCGATACCCCCGAGAGCTGTGCCTGCCAGCACCACCGTCCTCTTGCAGCCTCTTGTCCAGCCACCCCCAG TGTCCCCAGTTGTCCTCATCCAAGGTACTGTTCGAGTCCAGCCTGAGGGACCGACCCCTCCTCCTCCACGGCCTGAGAGGAAGAGCATTGTTCCAGCCCCTATGCCTGGGAACTCCTGCCCTCCTGAGGTGGAT GCCAAGCTGCTGAAGCGGCAGCAGCGGATGATCAAGAACCGGGAGTCAGCCTGCCAGTCccgcaggaagaagaaagagtacCTGCAGGGGCTGGAAGCCCGGCTGCAGGCCGTGCTGGCCGACAACCAGCAGCTCCGGCGGGAGAATGCTGCCCTCCGCCGGCGGCTGGAGGCCCTGCTGACTGAG AACAGTGAGCTCAAGTTAGGGTCTGGAAACAGGAAGGTGGTCTGCGTCATGGTCTTCCTTCTCTTCATCGCTTTCAACTTTGGGCCTGTGAG CATCAGTGAGCCTCCTCCGGCTTCCATCTCTCCTCGGATGAGCAGAGGGGAGTCTCGACCCCGGAGACACTTGCTGGAGTTCTCGGCACAAGAGCCAGTTCATGGAGCCGAGCCCCGCCAGCATCCCTTCCAGGACCCTGaggagccccagcccagcccctctggCCACCCAAGTTTCAG GAACCTGACAGCCTTCCCTGGGGACACCAGGGAGCTGCTGCTGAGAGACCTGGACCAGCTCTTCCTCTCCTCGGATTGCCGGCACTTTAACCGAACCGAGTCCCTGAG gcTTGCTGACGAGCTGAGTGGCTGGGTCCAGCGCCACCAGAGAGGCCGGCGGAAGACACCTCAGAGAGCCCAGGAGAAACAG AAGTCTCAGTTGCGGAAGAAGTCTCCTCCAGTTCAGGCAGTCCCCACCCGCCCCCCTGGGCCCCCGGAAGG GGATTCCGTGGGCCAGCTGCAGCTGTACCGCCAACCAGACCGTTCGCAGCCTGAGTTCCTGGATGCAATTGACCGACGGGAAGACACATTTTACGTTGTCTCCTTCCGAAGG gacCACTTGCTGCTCCCAGCCATCAGCCACAACAAGACCTCCCGGCCCAAGATGTCCCTGGTGATGCCTGCTATGGCCCCCAATG AGACCCTGTCAGGCCGGGGACCCCCTGGGGACTATGAGGAGATGATGCAGATCGAGTGTGAGGTCATGGATACCAGGGTGATTCACATCAAGACCTCCACAGTGCCCCCCTCGCTACGAAAACAGCCGTCCTCAACCCCGGGCAATGCCACAGGTGGCCCCTTGCCAGCTTCTgcagcagccagccaggctcaCCAGGCTGCCCATCAGCCCTCTACCTCAATCATCTCTGACCTCTATGACTCACACTGA
- the ATF6B gene encoding cyclic AMP-dependent transcription factor ATF-6 beta isoform X2 gives MAELMLLSEIADPTRFFTDNLLSPEDWDSTLYAGLDEVAEEQTEFFRCPEQDVPVSLPKPCLSPLFGSSSLDLGMDVSPPEPPWDSLPIFPDLQVKSEPSSPCSSSSLSSESSHLSTEPSNQAPGVGEMLVVKSESLAPPLCLLGDDPTSPFETIQINVSATSDDPSDIQIKIEPASPSSSINSEAPLLSAESPSQAFIGEEVLEVKTESPSPQGCLLRDVPGPPPGAVQISMGLSSDSSSGKALPTRKPPLQPKPMLITTVPIPPRAVPASTTVLLQPLVQPPPVSPVVLIQGTVRVQPEGPTPPPPRPERKSIVPAPMPGNSCPPEVDAKLLKRQQRMIKNRESACQSRRKKKEYLQGLEARLQAVLADNQQLRRENAALRRRLEALLTENSELKLGSGNRKVVCVMVFLLFIAFNFGPVSISEPPPASISPRMSRGESRPRRHLLEFSAQEPVHGAEPRQHPFQDPEEPQPSPSGHPSFRNLTAFPGDTRELLLRDLDQLFLSSDCRHFNRTESLRLADELSGWVQRHQRGRRKTPQRAQEKQKSQLRKKSPPVQAVPTRPPGPPEGDSVGQLQLYRQPDRSQPEFLDAIDRREDTFYVVSFRRDHLLLPAISHNKTSRPKMSLVMPAMAPNETLSGRGPPGDYEEMMQIECEVMDTRVIHIKTSTVPPSLRKQPSSTPGNATGGPLPASAAASQAHQAAHQPSTSIISDLYDSH, from the exons atgGCGGAGCTGATGCTTCTCAGCGAGATTGCGGACCCGACACGCTTTTTCACCGACAACTTGCTGAGCCCGGAGGACTGGG ACAGCACTTTGTACGCCGGCTTGGATGAAGTGGCCGAGGAGCAGACGGAGTTCTTCCGTTGTCCGGAGCAAGATGTCCCGGTATCGCTCCCCAAGCCTTGTCTCTCACCGTTG TTTGGCAGCAGCTCTCTGGACCTGGGAATGGACGTCAGCCCTCCTGAACCCCCCTGGGACTCTCTGCCTATCTTCCCAG ATCTCCAGGTGAAGTCTGAGCCATCCTCCCcctgctcttcctcctccctcagcTCTGAATCATCGCATCTTTCCACAGAGCCCTCCAACCAG GCCCCTGGTGTAGGGGAGATGCTGGTTGTGAAGTCAGAGTCCTTGGCACCCCCACTCTGCCTCCTGGGAGATGATCCAACATCCCCATTTGAAACCATCCAGATCAATGTCAGTGCCACCTCTGATGATCCTTCAG ATATTCAGATTAAGATAGAGCCTGCCTCTCCATCTTCCTCCATCAACTCAGAGGCTCCCCTGCTCTCTGCAGAGTCCCCCAGCCAG GCTTTCATAGGAGAGGAGGTCCTGGAAGTGAAGACAGAGTCCCCGTCCCCTCAGGGGTGTCTCCTGCGGGATGTCCCCGGCCCCCCTCCTGGAGCTGTCCAGATCAGCATGGGCCTGTCCTCTGACAGCTCCTCAG GCAAAGCCCTGCCCACCCGGAAGCCACCACTGCAGCCCAAACCCATGCTGATAACCACTGTCCCGATACCCCCGAGAGCTGTGCCTGCCAGCACCACCGTCCTCTTGCAGCCTCTTGTCCAGCCACCCCCAG TGTCCCCAGTTGTCCTCATCCAAGGTACTGTTCGAGTCCAGCCTGAGGGACCGACCCCTCCTCCTCCACGGCCTGAGAGGAAGAGCATTGTTCCAGCCCCTATGCCTGGGAACTCCTGCCCTCCTGAGGTGGAT GCCAAGCTGCTGAAGCGGCAGCAGCGGATGATCAAGAACCGGGAGTCAGCCTGCCAGTCccgcaggaagaagaaagagtacCTGCAGGGGCTGGAAGCCCGGCTGCAGGCCGTGCTGGCCGACAACCAGCAGCTCCGGCGGGAGAATGCTGCCCTCCGCCGGCGGCTGGAGGCCCTGCTGACTGAG AACAGTGAGCTCAAGTTAGGGTCTGGAAACAGGAAGGTGGTCTGCGTCATGGTCTTCCTTCTCTTCATCGCTTTCAACTTTGGGCCTGTGAG CATCAGTGAGCCTCCTCCGGCTTCCATCTCTCCTCGGATGAGCAGAGGGGAGTCTCGACCCCGGAGACACTTGCTGGAGTTCTCGGCACAAGAGCCAGTTCATGGAGCCGAGCCCCGCCAGCATCCCTTCCAGGACCCTGaggagccccagcccagcccctctggCCACCCAAGTTTCAG GAACCTGACAGCCTTCCCTGGGGACACCAGGGAGCTGCTGCTGAGAGACCTGGACCAGCTCTTCCTCTCCTCGGATTGCCGGCACTTTAACCGAACCGAGTCCCTGAG gcTTGCTGACGAGCTGAGTGGCTGGGTCCAGCGCCACCAGAGAGGCCGGCGGAAGACACCTCAGAGAGCCCAGGAGAAACAG AAGTCTCAGTTGCGGAAGAAGTCTCCTCCAGTTCAGGCAGTCCCCACCCGCCCCCCTGGGCCCCCGGAAGG GGATTCCGTGGGCCAGCTGCAGCTGTACCGCCAACCAGACCGTTCGCAGCCTGAGTTCCTGGATGCAATTGACCGACGGGAAGACACATTTTACGTTGTCTCCTTCCGAAGG gacCACTTGCTGCTCCCAGCCATCAGCCACAACAAGACCTCCCGGCCCAAGATGTCCCTGGTGATGCCTGCTATGGCCCCCAATG AGACCCTGTCAGGCCGGGGACCCCCTGGGGACTATGAGGAGATGATGCAGATCGAGTGTGAGGTCATGGATACCAGGGTGATTCACATCAAGACCTCCACAGTGCCCCCCTCGCTACGAAAACAGCCGTCCTCAACCCCGGGCAATGCCACAGGTGGCCCCTTGCCAGCTTCTgcagcagccagccaggctcaCCAGGCTGCCCATCAGCCCTCTACCTCAATCATCTCTGACCTCTATGACTCACACTGA
- the ATF6B gene encoding cyclic AMP-dependent transcription factor ATF-6 beta isoform X4, translated as MAELMLLSEIADPTRFFTDNLLSPEDWDSTLYAGLDEVAEEQTEFFRCPEQDVPFGSSSLDLGMDVSPPEPPWDSLPIFPDLQVKSEPSSPCSSSSLSSESSHLSTEPSNQAPGVGEMLVVKSESLAPPLCLLGDDPTSPFETIQINVSATSDDPSDIQIKIEPASPSSSINSEAPLLSAESPSQAFIGEEVLEVKTESPSPQGCLLRDVPGPPPGAVQISMGLSSDSSSGKALPTRKPPLQPKPMLITTVPIPPRAVPASTTVLLQPLVQPPPVSPVVLIQGTVRVQPEGPTPPPPRPERKSIVPAPMPGNSCPPEVDAKLLKRQQRMIKNRESACQSRRKKKEYLQGLEARLQAVLADNQQLRRENAALRRRLEALLTENSELKLGSGNRKVVCVMVFLLFIAFNFGPVSISEPPPASISPRMSRGESRPRRHLLEFSAQEPVHGAEPRQHPFQDPEEPQPSPSGHPSFRNLTAFPGDTRELLLRDLDQLFLSSDCRHFNRTESLRLADELSGWVQRHQRGRRKTPQRAQEKQKSQLRKKSPPVQAVPTRPPGPPEGDSVGQLQLYRQPDRSQPEFLDAIDRREDTFYVVSFRRDHLLLPAISHNKTSRPKMSLVMPAMAPNETLSGRGPPGDYEEMMQIECEVMDTRVIHIKTSTVPPSLRKQPSSTPGNATGGPLPASAAASQAHQAAHQPSTSIISDLYDSH; from the exons atgGCGGAGCTGATGCTTCTCAGCGAGATTGCGGACCCGACACGCTTTTTCACCGACAACTTGCTGAGCCCGGAGGACTGGG ACAGCACTTTGTACGCCGGCTTGGATGAAGTGGCCGAGGAGCAGACGGAGTTCTTCCGTTGTCCGGAGCAAGATGTCCCG TTTGGCAGCAGCTCTCTGGACCTGGGAATGGACGTCAGCCCTCCTGAACCCCCCTGGGACTCTCTGCCTATCTTCCCAG ATCTCCAGGTGAAGTCTGAGCCATCCTCCCcctgctcttcctcctccctcagcTCTGAATCATCGCATCTTTCCACAGAGCCCTCCAACCAG GCCCCTGGTGTAGGGGAGATGCTGGTTGTGAAGTCAGAGTCCTTGGCACCCCCACTCTGCCTCCTGGGAGATGATCCAACATCCCCATTTGAAACCATCCAGATCAATGTCAGTGCCACCTCTGATGATCCTTCAG ATATTCAGATTAAGATAGAGCCTGCCTCTCCATCTTCCTCCATCAACTCAGAGGCTCCCCTGCTCTCTGCAGAGTCCCCCAGCCAG GCTTTCATAGGAGAGGAGGTCCTGGAAGTGAAGACAGAGTCCCCGTCCCCTCAGGGGTGTCTCCTGCGGGATGTCCCCGGCCCCCCTCCTGGAGCTGTCCAGATCAGCATGGGCCTGTCCTCTGACAGCTCCTCAG GCAAAGCCCTGCCCACCCGGAAGCCACCACTGCAGCCCAAACCCATGCTGATAACCACTGTCCCGATACCCCCGAGAGCTGTGCCTGCCAGCACCACCGTCCTCTTGCAGCCTCTTGTCCAGCCACCCCCAG TGTCCCCAGTTGTCCTCATCCAAGGTACTGTTCGAGTCCAGCCTGAGGGACCGACCCCTCCTCCTCCACGGCCTGAGAGGAAGAGCATTGTTCCAGCCCCTATGCCTGGGAACTCCTGCCCTCCTGAGGTGGAT GCCAAGCTGCTGAAGCGGCAGCAGCGGATGATCAAGAACCGGGAGTCAGCCTGCCAGTCccgcaggaagaagaaagagtacCTGCAGGGGCTGGAAGCCCGGCTGCAGGCCGTGCTGGCCGACAACCAGCAGCTCCGGCGGGAGAATGCTGCCCTCCGCCGGCGGCTGGAGGCCCTGCTGACTGAG AACAGTGAGCTCAAGTTAGGGTCTGGAAACAGGAAGGTGGTCTGCGTCATGGTCTTCCTTCTCTTCATCGCTTTCAACTTTGGGCCTGTGAG CATCAGTGAGCCTCCTCCGGCTTCCATCTCTCCTCGGATGAGCAGAGGGGAGTCTCGACCCCGGAGACACTTGCTGGAGTTCTCGGCACAAGAGCCAGTTCATGGAGCCGAGCCCCGCCAGCATCCCTTCCAGGACCCTGaggagccccagcccagcccctctggCCACCCAAGTTTCAG GAACCTGACAGCCTTCCCTGGGGACACCAGGGAGCTGCTGCTGAGAGACCTGGACCAGCTCTTCCTCTCCTCGGATTGCCGGCACTTTAACCGAACCGAGTCCCTGAG gcTTGCTGACGAGCTGAGTGGCTGGGTCCAGCGCCACCAGAGAGGCCGGCGGAAGACACCTCAGAGAGCCCAGGAGAAACAG AAGTCTCAGTTGCGGAAGAAGTCTCCTCCAGTTCAGGCAGTCCCCACCCGCCCCCCTGGGCCCCCGGAAGG GGATTCCGTGGGCCAGCTGCAGCTGTACCGCCAACCAGACCGTTCGCAGCCTGAGTTCCTGGATGCAATTGACCGACGGGAAGACACATTTTACGTTGTCTCCTTCCGAAGG gacCACTTGCTGCTCCCAGCCATCAGCCACAACAAGACCTCCCGGCCCAAGATGTCCCTGGTGATGCCTGCTATGGCCCCCAATG AGACCCTGTCAGGCCGGGGACCCCCTGGGGACTATGAGGAGATGATGCAGATCGAGTGTGAGGTCATGGATACCAGGGTGATTCACATCAAGACCTCCACAGTGCCCCCCTCGCTACGAAAACAGCCGTCCTCAACCCCGGGCAATGCCACAGGTGGCCCCTTGCCAGCTTCTgcagcagccagccaggctcaCCAGGCTGCCCATCAGCCCTCTACCTCAATCATCTCTGACCTCTATGACTCACACTGA